A genomic segment from Heterodontus francisci isolate sHetFra1 unplaced genomic scaffold, sHetFra1.hap1 HAP1_SCAFFOLD_519, whole genome shotgun sequence encodes:
- the LOC137359862 gene encoding chromatin assembly factor 1 subunit A-B-like, whose protein sequence is RKQRKGEREREREKAEKEKEGEEREKAEKERKSESGKK, encoded by the exons agaaagcagagaaagggggagagagagagagagagagagaaagcagagaaagagaaagagggagag gagagagagaaagcagagaaagagagaaagtcggaaagtggcaaaaag